Proteins encoded within one genomic window of Oryza glaberrima chromosome 12, OglaRS2, whole genome shotgun sequence:
- the LOC127756689 gene encoding uncharacterized protein ycf45: protein MAPSPTRLLHLPLLAPKPSPPRCLVSRRSRPRPAGDAARCGCATEAGGGGGGGGSVVVEDDLYELLQVLPRDLRDNLQNEPRKDQLLEVILDLGRRPEARFLGDSGGQYLRDSEISQQELEEAQRAVGEFGGDNRAGIEGTLHRISAIRSRKGMVVGLTCRVGRAVTGHVDMVRDLLNYKESILFLGRPGVGKTTVMREIARVLADEFQKRVVIVDTSNEIGGDGDIPHAAIGGARRMQVAQPSMQHTVMIEAVENHMPEVVIVDEIGTEAEAQACRSIAERGVMLIGTAHGEHLANIIKNPTLSDLIGGVETVTLGDEEARARRSQKSILERKAPPTFPFLIEMRERHYWVTHRTERSVDMLLHGKKPLVEVRKRDNKFQVVIERWATYDGDGL, encoded by the exons atggccCCGTCGCCcacccgcctcctccacctccccctcctcgccccgaagccctcgccgccgcggtgtcTCGTCAGCCGCCGGAGTCGGCCCCGGcctgccggcgacgccgcccgcTGCGGCTGCGCCACGGaggcaggtggcggcggtggcggtggaggctccgtcgtcgtcgaggatgATCTCTATGAGCTCCTGCAG GTTCTACCAAGAGATTTGCGAGATAATCTGCAGAATGAACCTAGAAAGGATCAGCTTTTAGAG GTTATTCTGGATTTGGGGAGACGACCTGAGGCACGTTTCCTTGGTGACTCTGGTGGCCAATATCTACGGGACAGTGAG ATCTCACAGCAAGAATTGGAGGAGGCACAGAGAGCTGTAGGAGAATTTGGAGGTGACAATCGTGCAGGAATCGAAGGTACATTACATAGAATATCTGCCATAAGGAGCAGAAAAGGAATGGTTGTTGGTTTAACCTGTCGAGTTGGCCGTGCCGTTACTGGGCATGTTGATATGGTCCGTGATCTCTTAAATTACAAAGAAAGCATTTTGTTTCTTGGAAG GCCTGGGGTTGGCAAGACTACTGTTATGCGTGAGATTGCACGTGTTCTAGCAGATGAATTTCAGAAAAGAGTG GTAATTGTGGATACAAGTAATGAGATTGGTGGGGATGGAGATATTCCTCATGCTGCGATTGGTGGTGCAAGAAGAATGCAAGTAGCTCAACCATCAATGCAGCATACAGTGATGATTGAAGCAGTCGAAAACCATATGCCTGAGGTGGTTATTGTAGATGAGATAGGTACTGAAGCAGAGGCGCAAGCTTGTCGATCAATTGCAGAAAGGGGTGTGATGCTTATTGGTACAGCTCACGGAGAACATCTCGCAAACATTATAAAGAATCCAACTTTATCTGATTTG ATTGGAGGAGTAGAAACTGTCACTCTTGGTGATGAAGAGGCCCGTGCTCGCCGCAGTCAGAAAAGTATTCTGGAGAGGAAGGCCCCTCCAACATTCCCTTTCCTTATTGAGATGAGGGAGCGACACTACTGGGTAACTCATCGG ACTGAAAGGAGTGTGGACATGTTACTTCATGGCAAGAAACCACTTGTTGAG GTCAGGAAAAGGGATAACAAGTTTCAGGTTGTCATTGAAAGATGGGCAACGTATGATGGAGATGGactctga